One region of Camelina sativa cultivar DH55 chromosome 6, Cs, whole genome shotgun sequence genomic DNA includes:
- the LOC104792355 gene encoding mitochondrial import inner membrane translocase subunit TIM14-1, giving the protein MATPFIAGVAVAATALAGRYGIQAWQAFKARPPRPRIKKFYDGGFQPTMTKREAALILGIRENVAAEKVKEAHRKVMVANHPDAGGSHFLASKINEAKDMMLGKTKSSGSAF; this is encoded by the exons ATG GCGACACCATTTATAGCGGGGGTGGCGGTAGCTGCGACTGCACTTGCTGGTCGATATGGAATCCAAGCATGGCAAGCATTCAAGGCAAGACCACCGAGACCCAGAATTAAGAAATTCTATGACGGCGGTTTCCAGCCTACAATGACGAAAAGGGAAGCTGCTCTTATTCTTGGCATCAG GGAGAATGTAGCGGCAGAGAAAGTGAAGGAAGCACACAGGAAGGTAATGGTAGCAAACCATCCAGATGCAGGTGGTAGCCATTTCCTAGCCTCTAAGATCAATGAAGCTAAAGACATGATGCTCGGCAAAACTAAAAGC